Proteins co-encoded in one Callospermophilus lateralis isolate mCalLat2 chromosome 2, mCalLat2.hap1, whole genome shotgun sequence genomic window:
- the Dmac1 gene encoding distal membrane-arm assembly complex protein 1, which yields MGSSLFRPLQPKKFDEPPVASSPVPPDASEAPTSPEQAPLFKNCWSCRVLSGSGLIGAGLYVYLVARKPMKLGYAPGPGPIAQMVIGISIACWGIVILADPKGKAYRVV from the exons ATGGGTTCTTCGTTGTTCCGGCCTCTGCAGCCTAAGAAGTTCGACGAGCCTCCGGTGGCCTCTTCCCCTGTTCCCCCAGATGCATCTGAAGCGCCGACCTCCCCGGAGCAAGCGCCCTTGTTTAAAAACTGCTGGAGTTGCCGGGTGCTCTCCGGGTCGGGACTGATAGGGGCAGGCCTTTACGTGTACTTGGTGGCGCGGAAGCCTATGAAGCTCGGATATGCTCCGGGTCCAGGCCCTATTGCCCAGATGGTCATCGGCATCA GCATTGCTTGTTGGGGTATAGTTATCCTGGCAGACCCTAAAGGAAAGGCCTACCGTGTTGTTTGA